A single Paenibacillus sp. FSL R5-0517 DNA region contains:
- the gpmI gene encoding 2,3-bisphosphoglycerate-independent phosphoglycerate mutase: MTAPKPVALIIMDGFGLRNTVEGNAVAQAKKPNYDRFMSQFPHTTLTACGEAVGLPEGQMGNSEVGHLNIGAGRIVYQDLTRISKSIRDGEFYDNETLVKAVREAKQNGKKLHLYGLLSDGGVHSHIDHLFAMLDLAKKEEMNDVYIHAFMDGRDVMPDSGKDFMQKLIAKIEEVGVGQIATVQGRYYAMDRDKRWERVEKSYRAIVYGDGPKYTDPLKAVEESYEKSVFDEFVEPTVIVKADGEPVGLVESGDSVIFLNFRPDRAIQLSQVFTNQDFRGFDRGPKFPVGLHFVCLTLFSETVEGYVAYSPKNLDNTLGEVLVQNNKKQLRIAETEKYPHVTFFFSGGRDVELPGETRVLINSPKVATYDLQPEMSAYEVADACVREIEADKHDAIILNFANPDMVGHSGMLEPTIKAVEVTDECMGRVVDAVLAKGGVVLITADHGNADMVFDEQGRPFTAHTTNPVPFIVTDANVTLREGGILADIAPTILDLMQLPKPEEMTGTSVIATRK, from the coding sequence ATGACAGCTCCAAAACCTGTAGCATTGATCATCATGGACGGCTTTGGTCTGCGTAACACGGTGGAAGGCAATGCGGTAGCGCAAGCCAAGAAACCGAACTACGACCGTTTTATGAGCCAATTCCCACATACAACACTCACTGCTTGCGGTGAAGCTGTAGGTTTGCCAGAAGGGCAAATGGGAAATTCCGAGGTAGGTCACCTGAACATCGGTGCCGGCCGGATCGTATACCAGGATTTGACCCGTATCTCCAAATCCATTCGTGACGGCGAGTTCTACGACAATGAAACACTTGTCAAAGCTGTGCGCGAAGCGAAACAAAACGGTAAAAAGCTTCATCTCTACGGCTTGTTGTCCGATGGCGGCGTACATAGTCACATCGACCACCTGTTCGCTATGCTGGATCTGGCCAAAAAAGAAGAAATGAACGATGTATATATTCATGCCTTCATGGATGGCCGTGATGTTATGCCCGACAGTGGTAAAGACTTCATGCAGAAGCTGATCGCTAAAATTGAAGAAGTTGGTGTGGGACAAATCGCTACGGTACAAGGTCGCTATTACGCGATGGACCGTGATAAACGTTGGGAACGGGTGGAGAAATCATACCGCGCCATCGTTTATGGAGATGGACCGAAATACACTGACCCACTCAAAGCGGTTGAAGAATCGTATGAGAAATCCGTATTTGATGAATTCGTTGAACCAACGGTTATCGTCAAAGCGGATGGTGAGCCGGTAGGTTTGGTAGAAAGCGGCGATTCCGTTATCTTCCTTAACTTCCGTCCTGACCGTGCAATCCAGTTGTCGCAAGTGTTCACGAACCAGGATTTCCGCGGTTTCGATCGTGGTCCGAAGTTCCCTGTGGGCTTGCACTTTGTTTGCTTGACTTTGTTCAGTGAAACGGTTGAAGGTTATGTGGCTTATTCGCCGAAGAACCTCGACAACACCCTGGGTGAAGTTCTGGTACAGAACAATAAAAAACAACTGCGTATTGCAGAAACGGAGAAATACCCGCACGTTACCTTCTTCTTCAGCGGCGGTCGTGATGTGGAGCTTCCGGGCGAAACTCGTGTACTGATCAACTCACCAAAAGTTGCGACATATGATCTGCAACCAGAGATGAGCGCGTATGAAGTGGCTGACGCATGTGTTCGCGAGATCGAAGCAGACAAACATGACGCCATCATTCTGAACTTCGCTAACCCTGACATGGTTGGACACTCCGGCATGCTGGAGCCTACCATCAAAGCGGTTGAAGTAACAGATGAATGCATGGGCCGTGTTGTGGATGCAGTACTTGCCAAAGGCGGCGTTGTACTGATCACTGCGGATCATGGTAACGCGGATATGGTGTTCGATGAGCAAGGACGTCCGTTCACAGCTCATACAACGAACCCGGTTCCATTTATCGTTACAGATGCTAACGTTACCTTGCGTGAAGGCGGAATCCTGGCAGATATCGCGCCAACGATCCTTGACCTGATGCAGTTGCCTAAACCGGAAGAAATGACAGGTACATCTGTTATTGCTACTCGTAAATAA